DNA from Anaerolineae bacterium:
GAAGACTGGATCGCTCCGTTGCGGGCACAGGTGCGCCTGGTGGTCGGCCCGGAGGGCGTGGCCGGCGTGCATCCCTCCCTGGAGCCGTATCTGGCCGAGGCGGAGGGGTTGTTGACCTGGCTGATCGACCGCGTGGATGAGGCCTTGTTGGCGCGAATGCCGCGCCTGCGGGTGGTCTCGAACATGGCCGTGGGCGTGGACAACATCGACCTGGAAGCCTGCCGACGCCGGGGGATCCCCGTGGGGCACACGCCGGGGGTGTTGACCGACGCCGTGGCCGACCTGACCCTGGCGTTGCTGCTGGCCGTGGCGCGGGGCATCTTCCCCGCGGCGCAGGACGCCCGCGAGGGGCGTTGGGGGCTGTGGTCGCCCACGCGCTGGTTAGGGGCCGACTTGCAGGGGGCCACCTTAGGCATCGTGGGCCTGGGCGGCATCGGGCAGGCGGTGGCCCGGCGGGCGGTGGGCTTTGGCCTGCGCATTGGGTACACCTCGCGCACGCCCAAGCCGGAGGCCGAGGCGGCCTACGGGGCGCAGCGCCTGCCTCTGGATGAGTTGCTGGCCATGAGCGATTTCGTCAGCCTGCACGTCCCCCTGACCCCAGAGACGCGGGGGCTCATCGGCGAGGCCGCCTTGCGGCGCATGAAGCCCACCGCTTACCTGATCAACATGGCCCGCGGGCCGGTGGTGGACACCGACGCCCTGGTGCGGGCGCTGCAGGAAGGCTGGATCGCCGGTGCGGCGCTGGATGTGACCGAGCCCGAGCCGTTGCCGCCAGCGCATCCGTTGTATCGCCTGCCTAACTGCGTCATCGTGCCGCATATTGGTTCGGCGACCCATGCCACCCGGCGGCGGATGGCCGAACTGGCCTGCGCCAACCTGTTGGCCGGCCTGCGGGGCGAACCATTGCCCCATCGGGCGAATTGAGGTAGAAGTTATGCTCAGCCGACAGGGGGAAGACGCTCCCCTCCACCACCGCCTGCGGCTGGGGATATCTCCGTGCCCTCTTCGACTCCGCGTCCCTTCGGGATGCTCCGCTCAGAGGGGGCAAGGTGGACTCCTTCATCCTTCCATGATGCTGTGGCCTGACGGGGCGCGCGTGAGGCTTGGCTCCAGGAGCCGGGCGGCGTACACCAGCGGATGGATGGCTTCGCGCTGGGTGCCGTCGTAAATCTGGTGGCGGCAGGAGGTGCCTACGGCCAGCACGGGGACATCGAGGGGCGTTTGCCGCACCGCAGGGAACAAGGCCAGTTCGCCGATCTGGAACGATAGGTCAACGTGTTCCGCTTCGTAGCCAAAGGCCCCGGCCATGCCGCAGCATCCGGCCTCGATGACCTCCACCCGCACGCCCAGGGCTTCCAGGAAGGCCACTGTGGCCGACACGCCCACCGGTTGCCCGTCCTCGGCCGGAGGACGGGCCTTCTGGTAGCAATGGCCGTGGAGGCGGACCGTGGCTTCGTCTGCGGCGGGGCGTAAGGCTCGCAGCCGTTCGAGCGCTTCCGGGCGGCGCAGGAGGTACTCGTCCACCAGCCAGGCGCGACGGGCCAGGGCGCGGGTCGCCTCGCTGGGCAAAAGGTCGGGATATTCGTCGCTCAGGGTGTAGATTTCGGAGGGCTCGGCCCCTACTATGGGCAACTGTCCGTCGGGGTCCAGGCGCTGCCCGGCGGCCAACACCCGCCGGGCGCGCTGGCGGGCCGCGTCCAGAAAACCCTTGGAGATCAGAGGGCGCCCCGCACCCACCACGGGGAGCACCAGGGGCCGTTCCCCGGCGGCTCGCAACAGGGCCAGGGCCGCTCGCTCTACCTCGGGCTCGAAGTAGCGGGTGAAGGCATCGGGGAGGTAGAGCACGGTGGGGGCCCTCTCCTCTCCCCCCTGGGCCGCGCTTCGCGCGCCCCGCCCCTCCTTCCCTCTCCTGCTGGGAGAGGGAAGGGGAGAGCGGGGCCAGCGCCAGGCCAGTTTGGGCAGCGACCGCCTTTTGGTTTCCAGTCCAATGAGCCCCCCCAGGGCCCGGTGAAGGATGGGGGTGAGGAGGTTGGCTACAGGGGCCAGTGCCGCGCCCCAGGGGGCCAGCCGATCCACAAAGGCAAACAGATAGTCCCGCACAGGGCGGCGGTGGGTGCGGTAGTAGTGGTGGAGGAATTCGTATTTCAACTTAGCCATGTCTACCGCCGAGGGGCATTCCGCCTTGCAACCCTTGCAA
Protein-coding regions in this window:
- a CDS encoding D-glycerate dehydrogenase — protein: MSEKPLVVLTHPLPEDWIAPLRAQVRLVVGPEGVAGVHPSLEPYLAEAEGLLTWLIDRVDEALLARMPRLRVVSNMAVGVDNIDLEACRRRGIPVGHTPGVLTDAVADLTLALLLAVARGIFPAAQDAREGRWGLWSPTRWLGADLQGATLGIVGLGGIGQAVARRAVGFGLRIGYTSRTPKPEAEAAYGAQRLPLDELLAMSDFVSLHVPLTPETRGLIGEAALRRMKPTAYLINMARGPVVDTDALVRALQEGWIAGAALDVTEPEPLPPAHPLYRLPNCVIVPHIGSATHATRRRMAELACANLLAGLRGEPLPHRAN